Proteins encoded by one window of Phycisphaerae bacterium:
- a CDS encoding NAD(P)H-hydrate dehydratase, which yields MAREVILTREIAPLPKRSQDAHKGNAGRVAIVGGCCDEQMMVGAVALVGNAALRAGCGLVQAIVPEALRGPLASLIPCATFRTLPTDSGKALEALAEFDADVLALGPGLGKTLTPEAIVAILSSWERPVVLDADGLNLLARAGGKKPLSTRVVLTPHPGEARRLLQGRGTDREFDRSAEQRREQAIALVEAYGGVMVLKGAGTIVTNGLRMYVNATGNPGMATGGAGDVLTGIIAGLIAQGMDPLEGAILGVYLHGLAGDFAAEEMGRRSMIATDIIDYLPEAFAEHELAQAD from the coding sequence ATGGCTCGAGAAGTCATCCTGACGCGCGAGATTGCGCCGCTTCCGAAGCGGTCGCAGGATGCCCACAAGGGTAACGCGGGGCGCGTGGCGATCGTGGGGGGGTGCTGCGACGAGCAGATGATGGTCGGTGCCGTGGCGCTGGTGGGGAATGCGGCATTGCGTGCCGGGTGCGGGCTCGTGCAGGCGATCGTTCCCGAAGCGCTTCGCGGGCCGCTCGCGTCGCTCATTCCCTGTGCGACCTTTCGCACGTTGCCGACGGATTCGGGCAAAGCTCTCGAAGCTCTGGCGGAGTTCGATGCGGATGTCCTCGCCCTGGGGCCGGGGCTGGGAAAGACACTGACGCCGGAAGCGATCGTGGCGATTCTTTCGAGCTGGGAGCGTCCTGTTGTCCTCGATGCCGACGGGCTGAATCTGCTGGCCCGCGCGGGCGGCAAGAAGCCACTTTCCACGCGTGTCGTGCTCACGCCGCACCCCGGTGAAGCGAGGCGGCTGCTGCAAGGTCGGGGCACCGACCGGGAGTTTGATCGAAGCGCGGAGCAACGTCGCGAACAGGCGATCGCGCTGGTCGAGGCGTACGGCGGCGTGATGGTGCTCAAAGGCGCAGGGACGATCGTGACAAACGGCTTGCGCATGTACGTGAACGCGACGGGCAATCCGGGCATGGCGACGGGCGGCGCGGGAGACGTGCTGACGGGGATTATCGCCGGGCTGATTGCTCAAGGGATGGACCCGCTCGAAGGGGCGATCCTGGGCGTATACCTTCACGGACTTGCCGGGGACTTCGCCGCGGAGGAAATGGGGCGGCGATCCATGATCGCTACGGACAT
- a CDS encoding AbrB/MazE/SpoVT family DNA-binding domain-containing protein: MLKITVRRVGNSLGVILPAEARSALNIGEGDVVFLTESPDGFRITPFDPSFEEQIEAAQVGMRQYRNALRELAR; encoded by the coding sequence ATGCTGAAGATCACGGTTCGTCGCGTGGGGAACTCGCTCGGTGTCATACTGCCGGCCGAGGCCCGGTCGGCGCTGAACATCGGCGAAGGGGACGTCGTTTTTCTGACCGAGAGCCCCGACGGTTTCCGCATCACGCCTTTCGACCCATCGTTTGAAGAACAGATCGAAGCCGCGCAGGTGGGCATGCGTCAGTATCGCAACGCACTTCGTGAGCTGGCGCGGTGA
- a CDS encoding type II toxin-antitoxin system death-on-curing family toxin, whose protein sequence is MHEMLLAEHGGAAGIRDQAALESALAAPQHHFRYGKPETCELAAVYAHAITRNHPFVDGNKRTAFLTAFTFLALNGLALNAPEHEVVVMVRGLASRTYSLEEFAEWLRRYSSPKDLPPNA, encoded by the coding sequence ATGCACGAGATGCTTCTCGCGGAGCACGGCGGAGCTGCGGGGATTCGCGACCAGGCTGCACTGGAGTCGGCACTCGCAGCGCCGCAGCATCATTTTCGATATGGCAAGCCCGAAACTTGCGAACTCGCCGCCGTGTATGCGCATGCGATCACGCGAAACCATCCCTTCGTGGACGGCAATAAGCGGACCGCGTTTCTCACTGCGTTCACGTTTCTTGCGCTGAATGGACTCGCGCTGAATGCGCCCGAACATGAGGTGGTCGTCATGGTTCGAGGACTTGCGAGCCGGACGTATTCGCTGGAGGAATTTGCCGAGTGGCTTCGCCGATATTCCTCGCCGAAAGACCTGCCGCCGAACGCGTGA
- a CDS encoding efflux RND transporter permease subunit: MDIIRFAIENPVKVAVGVILVMLFGFLSIFQIPVQLTPDVDKPVITVTTRWEGASPQEIESEIIDRQEDKLKSVTNLKKMTSSSQENEGKIVLEFPVGVDKDIAYRDVSDKLRQVSNYPEEVDEPVMSATDDDMANTIAWMVLYSKDHSDIAHLKTYIEDNVKPLLERAEGISEVPVYGGLTREVQVIVDPYKLAARSLTFRDVERALRRQNTNISAGTIAQGKRDYTYRTLGEFRSLDEIQDTVVAYREGGPILVGDVANVVDGYKKALSFVRSKGRPVLALPARKETGANVITAMENLKKQVEVVNREILTPRGLGLELTQVYDETEYIWSSIRLVVTNIFTGGLLAIGVLWLFLRSGSATGIIAVAIPISVVGTFLAITLVGRSLNVVMLAGMAFAVGMVVDNAIVVLENIYRHRTMGKSKVQAAFDGAKEVWGAVLASTLTTMAVFLPVITIEEEAGQLFKDIAIAISSAVGLSLLVSVLVIPPLASRFFSASRAMAIGSERPWWFAERVAGLVRRLHGGIGRRVAIVLGLSAAAILGSWWMMPGAEYLPAGNRNLVFGMLISPPGYSIEEFRRMATVVEEGDPDNPYDGARPAWEADVDSELAKRLPEVQMKIGAKGDQVVTVDPPPIENFFFVSFSGGAFMGATSKIETVVKPLEQVLANAAGRIPGVFSFFQQSSLFRSGRSGGNNIDVEIRADDQESVVKAAQALQQEIMAQDYGFPQPDPGNYNLGRPEIQIVPDRAKAADLGLDVSDVGFIVEASVDGAFVGEYNDRGDKIDLAIKVGGTENATVEQIGQIPIYTPSGHVVPIASAVNLVRTTAPQQINHIEEMNSVTLSVRPKAAVPLQTMMENLQNDVIAPLRASGKIPSDVITVLAGTADKLTQTMRSFVGDFRGTVTRPHIFGLSVGLSMAALALAGAVVVLVGGLLFGARVGANLLALVVTVLAVGFGALNPEFVFMAIQSRMVLALLITYLLMAALFESFAYPFVILFSVPLAAVGGFAALQIVHQISLYDVTLPVQQMDVVTMLGFVILIGIVVNNAILIVHQSLNFMREEQLTAHEAVVRSVQTRTRPIFMTAMTSVFGMAPLVVLPGAGSELYRGLGSVVLGGLLVSTVFTLVVVPSMFSLFMDAKGWVAAAVRQRRAERAPEGAVAAVGHGSEA, encoded by the coding sequence TTGGACATCATTCGTTTTGCCATCGAGAACCCGGTCAAGGTCGCCGTCGGCGTGATCCTGGTGATGCTCTTCGGCTTCCTGAGCATCTTCCAGATTCCCGTGCAGCTTACGCCCGACGTGGACAAGCCGGTCATCACCGTCACCACGCGATGGGAGGGCGCCAGCCCGCAGGAAATTGAAAGCGAGATCATCGATCGCCAGGAAGACAAGCTCAAGAGCGTCACCAACCTGAAGAAGATGACCTCCTCGTCTCAGGAAAACGAGGGCAAAATCGTGCTCGAGTTTCCCGTGGGCGTGGACAAGGATATCGCCTATCGGGACGTCTCCGACAAGCTGCGCCAGGTCTCGAACTACCCGGAAGAGGTGGACGAGCCGGTCATGAGCGCCACCGACGACGACATGGCCAACACGATCGCGTGGATGGTGCTCTACTCGAAAGACCACAGCGACATCGCCCACCTCAAGACGTACATCGAGGACAACGTCAAGCCGCTGCTGGAGCGCGCCGAGGGCATCAGCGAGGTTCCCGTGTACGGCGGACTCACGCGCGAGGTGCAGGTCATCGTTGATCCCTACAAGCTCGCCGCGCGGAGCCTGACCTTTCGTGACGTGGAGCGCGCCCTGCGCCGTCAGAATACGAACATCTCCGCAGGAACCATCGCCCAGGGGAAGCGCGACTACACCTACCGGACCCTCGGCGAATTTCGCTCCCTCGATGAAATCCAGGACACGGTCGTCGCCTACCGCGAAGGCGGGCCGATTCTGGTCGGCGACGTCGCCAACGTGGTGGACGGCTACAAGAAAGCGCTGTCTTTCGTGCGCAGCAAGGGCCGGCCGGTGCTGGCGCTTCCCGCCCGAAAGGAAACCGGGGCGAATGTCATCACCGCGATGGAGAACCTCAAGAAGCAGGTCGAGGTCGTAAACCGCGAGATTCTCACCCCGCGCGGATTGGGACTGGAGCTTACGCAGGTCTACGACGAAACGGAGTACATCTGGAGCTCCATCCGCCTGGTGGTGACCAACATCTTCACGGGCGGACTGCTGGCGATTGGCGTTCTTTGGCTGTTCCTGCGCAGCGGGAGCGCCACGGGCATCATTGCCGTCGCCATCCCTATCTCGGTGGTGGGGACGTTCCTGGCCATCACGCTCGTGGGACGGTCGCTCAACGTGGTCATGCTCGCGGGCATGGCGTTTGCGGTGGGCATGGTCGTGGACAACGCCATCGTCGTGCTGGAGAACATCTACCGTCACCGTACGATGGGCAAGAGCAAGGTCCAGGCGGCGTTTGACGGCGCCAAGGAAGTGTGGGGTGCCGTTCTGGCGAGCACGCTGACGACCATGGCCGTGTTCCTGCCGGTCATCACCATCGAGGAAGAGGCGGGGCAGCTCTTCAAGGATATTGCGATTGCGATCAGCTCGGCCGTGGGGCTCTCGCTCCTGGTTTCGGTGCTGGTGATTCCGCCGCTGGCATCGCGCTTCTTTTCAGCATCCCGGGCCATGGCCATCGGAAGCGAGCGCCCCTGGTGGTTCGCGGAGCGGGTCGCGGGGCTGGTGCGGCGTCTGCACGGCGGCATCGGGCGGCGCGTGGCGATCGTCCTCGGTCTTTCCGCGGCGGCGATCCTGGGTAGCTGGTGGATGATGCCCGGCGCGGAATATCTGCCGGCAGGTAACCGCAATCTCGTTTTTGGAATGCTCATTTCGCCGCCGGGTTACTCCATCGAGGAGTTCCGGCGGATGGCGACCGTCGTCGAGGAAGGTGATCCGGACAATCCGTACGACGGCGCCCGTCCCGCCTGGGAAGCGGACGTGGATTCGGAGTTGGCCAAGCGCCTGCCCGAGGTGCAGATGAAGATCGGCGCCAAGGGCGACCAGGTGGTGACGGTCGATCCGCCGCCGATCGAGAACTTCTTCTTCGTGTCCTTCTCGGGCGGCGCATTCATGGGCGCCACGTCCAAGATCGAGACCGTGGTCAAGCCGCTGGAGCAGGTGCTGGCGAATGCCGCGGGGCGCATTCCCGGCGTGTTCTCGTTCTTCCAGCAAAGCTCGCTGTTCCGTTCCGGTCGCTCGGGCGGGAACAACATTGACGTGGAGATTCGGGCGGACGACCAGGAGTCCGTGGTCAAAGCCGCGCAGGCCTTGCAGCAGGAGATCATGGCCCAGGATTACGGCTTCCCGCAACCTGATCCGGGGAATTACAACCTGGGCAGGCCCGAGATCCAGATCGTTCCGGATCGGGCGAAAGCGGCCGATCTGGGCCTGGACGTCAGCGATGTCGGCTTCATCGTGGAAGCGAGCGTCGATGGTGCGTTCGTCGGAGAATACAACGATCGGGGAGACAAGATCGACCTGGCCATCAAGGTTGGCGGAACGGAGAACGCCACCGTTGAACAGATCGGTCAGATTCCCATCTACACACCGAGCGGCCACGTCGTGCCCATTGCCTCGGCGGTGAATCTCGTGCGGACCACGGCGCCGCAGCAGATCAACCACATCGAGGAAATGAACTCGGTGACGCTTTCCGTGCGCCCGAAGGCGGCCGTGCCGCTTCAGACCATGATGGAGAATCTGCAAAACGACGTGATTGCGCCGCTGCGGGCCAGCGGCAAGATCCCTTCGGACGTGATTACCGTGCTGGCGGGGACGGCCGACAAGCTCACGCAGACCATGCGATCGTTCGTTGGAGATTTCCGCGGGACGGTCACGCGGCCGCACATCTTCGGGCTTTCGGTCGGACTGAGCATGGCGGCACTGGCGCTGGCGGGAGCGGTGGTCGTCCTGGTGGGGGGATTGCTGTTCGGGGCGCGGGTCGGGGCGAATCTGCTGGCGCTCGTGGTGACCGTGCTGGCCGTCGGATTCGGGGCGCTGAATCCCGAGTTCGTGTTCATGGCCATACAGTCGCGCATGGTGCTGGCGCTGCTGATCACGTATCTGCTCATGGCCGCGCTGTTCGAGTCGTTCGCGTATCCGTTCGTGATTCTGTTCAGCGTGCCCCTGGCGGCGGTCGGCGGGTTCGCGGCATTGCAGATTGTCCACCAGATTTCGCTGTACGACGTCACGCTGCCGGTGCAGCAGATGGACGTGGTGACGATGCTGGGGTTCGTGATCCTGATCGGCATCGTGGTGAATAACGCCATCCTGATCGTGCACCAGTCGCTCAACTTCATGCGCGAGGAGCAGCTCACCGCCCACGAAGCGGTGGTGCGGTCGGTGCAGACGCGAACACGGCCGATCTTCATGACCGCGATGACCTCGGTTTTCGGCATGGCGCCGCTGGTGGTGCTGCCGGGCGCGGGCAGTGAACTGTATCGCGGCCTGGGCAGCGTCGTGCTCGGCGGACTGCTCGTTTCGACGGTGTTCACGCTCGTGGTGGTGCCGTCGATGTTCTCGTTGTTCATGGACGCCAAGGGCTGGGTGGCGGCGGCCGTTCGGCAACGCAGGGCGGAACGGGCTCCGGAGGGTGCCGTAGCGGCGGTGGGACACGGGTCGGAAGCGTAA
- a CDS encoding HAD-IA family hydrolase — MTGPADRRTSAVIFDLDGTLTRPILDFDLIRAELGVTGPILEALEHLDTDARRHAELVLDRHERDAAERAELYEHALEIVAECRAAGHPVAILTRNTRACAELVLRRFEIEIDALRTREDGAVKPSPEPVLSLCRQLSADPHQSWLIGDFHFDILSGKSAGTRTVLMIGDAPPPAFAEEADFVIRCLSELRAILHLPES, encoded by the coding sequence ATGACCGGACCCGCGGACCGACGGACATCGGCCGTTATCTTCGACCTCGACGGCACACTCACCCGGCCCATCCTCGACTTCGACCTCATCCGCGCCGAACTCGGCGTCACCGGACCGATCCTCGAAGCCCTCGAACATTTGGACACAGATGCCCGCAGGCACGCGGAATTGGTGCTCGATCGCCACGAACGCGATGCCGCGGAGCGCGCCGAACTGTACGAACATGCTTTGGAAATCGTCGCCGAATGTCGCGCCGCCGGGCATCCCGTGGCCATCCTGACCCGCAACACCCGCGCCTGCGCCGAACTGGTTCTGCGACGATTTGAAATCGAAATCGATGCCCTCCGCACGCGCGAAGATGGAGCCGTCAAGCCATCGCCCGAACCGGTGCTCAGTCTCTGCCGACAGCTCTCCGCCGATCCGCATCAGAGCTGGTTGATCGGCGACTTCCACTTCGACATCCTCTCGGGTAAGTCGGCCGGCACGCGCACCGTGCTCATGATCGGCGATGCCCCGCCACCCGCTTTCGCCGAGGAAGCCGACTTCGTCATTCGCTGCCTGAGCGAACTCCGCGCGATTCTTCACTTGCCGGAATCATGA
- the tsaD gene encoding tRNA (adenosine(37)-N6)-threonylcarbamoyltransferase complex transferase subunit TsaD translates to MTVILGIETSCDETSAAVVVDGTDVRSNVVASQVDLHAKYGGVVPEIASRAHIERLDAIVEEAMATAGIRPEDIDAIAVTNRPGLAPALLIGVTAAKTLSWSWGIPLVAVDHIQAHAYSAAIGMDEPPWPAVALVVSGGHTSLFRVDGPREISKLGATTDDAAGEAFDKVATILGLPYPGGPVIEKTAREGNAKAVDFPRTMLAPNSLDFSFSGIKTAVLYHVHGHAKTSGGLEKLTPKDIADIAASFQQAVVDVLVRKTMLAVAQTGINTVVLGGGVAANRVLRTALEEECNARRLRFHAAPWAYCTDNAGMIAALGHHRLMAGMTAGLDLEAYASSEVL, encoded by the coding sequence ATGACTGTCATTCTGGGCATTGAAACTTCCTGCGACGAGACGTCCGCGGCCGTGGTGGTCGACGGTACGGACGTTCGCAGCAACGTCGTCGCGTCGCAGGTCGATCTGCACGCCAAGTACGGCGGAGTCGTGCCGGAGATCGCCTCGCGGGCGCACATCGAACGGCTGGATGCGATCGTCGAGGAGGCGATGGCAACGGCCGGGATACGCCCTGAAGACATCGACGCGATCGCGGTTACGAATCGTCCGGGTCTCGCTCCGGCGCTGCTCATCGGGGTGACGGCGGCAAAGACGTTGAGTTGGTCGTGGGGGATCCCGCTGGTCGCGGTCGATCACATCCAGGCGCACGCCTACAGCGCGGCCATCGGCATGGATGAGCCGCCGTGGCCCGCGGTGGCGCTGGTCGTGTCGGGCGGGCACACGTCGCTGTTTCGCGTCGACGGTCCGCGGGAGATCTCGAAACTTGGCGCAACGACGGATGATGCCGCCGGCGAGGCTTTTGACAAAGTGGCGACGATCCTGGGATTGCCGTATCCGGGCGGGCCGGTGATCGAGAAGACGGCACGCGAGGGTAACGCGAAGGCGGTGGACTTTCCCCGAACGATGCTCGCCCCGAACTCGCTGGATTTTTCCTTCTCGGGGATCAAGACGGCCGTGCTTTACCACGTTCACGGTCATGCCAAGACGAGCGGCGGACTGGAGAAGCTCACGCCCAAGGATATTGCCGACATCGCCGCGAGCTTCCAGCAGGCGGTTGTGGATGTGCTGGTTCGTAAGACCATGCTGGCCGTGGCCCAGACGGGAATCAACACGGTGGTGCTCGGCGGTGGTGTGGCGGCCAATCGCGTGCTGCGAACGGCGCTGGAGGAGGAGTGCAATGCTCGGCGGTTGCGCTTTCATGCGGCACCGTGGGCGTACTGCACGGACAATGCGGGCATGATCGCGGCACTGGGCCATCATCGACTGATGGCGGGAATGACTGCCGGACTTGATCTGGAGGCGTACGCGTCGAGTGAGGTGCTCTGA
- the larB gene encoding nickel pincer cofactor biosynthesis protein LarB gives MTERSLRALLESVRLGDQSVDEALTRLRSLPFEDLGFAKVDHHRGLRCGFCEVIYAPGKTLEQIEGVFRRCADSGANVLVTRLEPDFALKLRAVFPKAEHHPAARCLSLRQQEPEPAEGFVSVVCAGTSDIPVAEEVRVTLELMDRPTRTFYDVGVAGLHRLLAHSAALQQADVIVVVAGMDGALPSVVGGLVRSPVIAVPTSVGYGASFHGVAALLTMLNSCAAGVTVVNIDNGFGAGYAAALIHRSQRPAAPKEPAALT, from the coding sequence ATGACCGAGCGATCGTTGCGGGCGTTGCTGGAATCGGTTCGATTGGGTGACCAGTCGGTGGACGAGGCGCTCACCCGCCTTCGGTCGCTTCCCTTCGAAGACCTCGGTTTCGCCAAGGTGGATCATCATCGCGGTTTGCGATGCGGCTTCTGCGAGGTGATCTACGCACCGGGCAAGACGCTCGAACAAATTGAAGGAGTGTTCCGGCGCTGTGCCGACTCCGGCGCCAATGTGCTCGTGACGCGGCTCGAACCCGACTTTGCGCTCAAGCTCCGTGCGGTTTTTCCGAAGGCCGAGCATCACCCCGCCGCGCGATGCCTCTCCCTGCGGCAACAGGAACCTGAGCCGGCGGAAGGGTTCGTTTCCGTGGTCTGCGCGGGAACGAGCGATATTCCGGTGGCCGAGGAAGTCCGCGTGACACTGGAGCTGATGGACCGTCCGACGCGGACGTTTTATGACGTAGGCGTCGCGGGGCTGCACCGCCTGCTGGCTCACTCGGCGGCGCTGCAACAAGCGGACGTGATCGTGGTCGTGGCGGGGATGGATGGTGCGCTGCCCAGCGTCGTGGGCGGACTGGTGCGCAGCCCGGTCATCGCCGTGCCGACGAGCGTCGGGTACGGGGCGAGTTTTCACGGCGTTGCGGCGCTGTTGACGATGCTCAACAGTTGCGCGGCCGGGGTCACGGTGGTCAATATCGATAACGGGTTCGGTGCAGGTTACGCGGCGGCGCTGATCCATCGCAGTCAGCGGCCTGCCGCGCCGAAGGAACCCGCCGCGTTGACTTGA